The nucleotide window TGGATAAATGAGCCTCATGCAGATGTCATGCAGAAGTTTTTCCGTCTGTTGGCCATTTGCCATACCGCAATACCAGAAGTGGATGAAAATACAGGTAAGGTTCAATATGAAGCTGAATCACCTGACGAAGCAGCATTTGTGATTGCCGCAAGAGAAATTGGTTTCGAATTCTATGAGAGGACGCAGACAAGCGTATCATTGTCCGAGTTAGATGTACAAACAGGCAACCAAATTAAAAGGTTAGTAATGTTTTCATAAGCTAAGCATTCATGCTATACCCTTCAACGCCCCTTGTATGCATTTGATTGTGCCCTTGTATGCTTGCATTGAGGATAGGGTACTGTTTAGTGGTTTTTTTATTCGCTTTACTGCACCAGGCAACTTGTGCAACTGAAGTACTTGAATCTGTATTCCACGCTTAGACCTTTGATAGCTAAAATTATAATTTCTTAAGTGGATCGTAATATGGAATATCATGATGTTTCCAATTATTTAGACAATATATTATGGGTTACTTGATGacccaaaatatattttagagttgcaagggtgcaattTAGAGGCCACaaattcaattcttggaaacaacctcttcacatattatgttgaggtaaggtctacgtacatcTTATCCGTCCCCGATCCCACCCACTGCGAGAGTCTTGTGCGCGGGTGTTGTTTACGTACTTGATGACCATGTTCAGGTCGAAGGTGACTCAGCAACAAGATTGCCCAACGTAATTCAACTGTTCAGGGGCAGGAGCCTAATGCATTGAgcccctttttttaaaaaatttttttgttgtttgtttgaaatCCAAATACTTAACATGCCTATATATGTGTACTCAATGCATGCATGCTGGTCTATATGAGATACTATTGCTATCCTTGTCAACGATATCTTAACTCTTCCCAGTATATTTTCAGCAAACTATTTCTTCTTGCAGGAAATATACAGTTTTGGACGTTTTGGAGTTTAACAGCACTAGAAAGCGGATGTCTGTTGTAATAAGAACGGAGGAGGGAAAACTACTACTACTTTGTAAAGGTGCTGATAGGTTCGTGATCAACAACCCTGATGCCTTGTCACATTGAATTTTCTCACTTATTGTATTGTAGTGTCACTGTAACCCATTATTCCATGCAGTGTGATGTTTGAAAGGCTTGCTAAGGATGGTAGGGACTTTGAAAAGGAAACCAGAGACCATGTGAATGAGTATGCTGATGCAGGGTTGAGGACCTTGATACTTGCCTATCGTGAACTCGATGAGAAAGAGTACAGAGATTTTAGCAAGAAATTTAATGAGGGCAAGAATTCTGTTAGCGCCGATCGGGAGATGTTGATGGAGGAAGCAGCAGATCAGACTGAGAGGAATCTGATTCTTCTTGGGGCTACTGCTGTAGAGGACAAACTTCAAAATGGGGTTAGTTGGAACGACTtataattattaaatagaaAAAATGTTTTTGAGATTGGGCACAGGACTTGGAAATGATGTTTATTCTATTTTGGATGTTAGGTTCCTGACTGCATAGATAAGCTTGCTCAAGCAGGAATTAAACTTTGGGTTTTAACTGGAGACAAGATGGAGACTGCTATCAATATTGGGTACGATATTTGTTTATGTCTTTGGTTTACCTCTGCCGAAATTGTTGAAGGTTTGACAATGTTGTTTTCTCATAATAAAACTGACATCTAGTTTCAAAATTTAAGTGTAGGGAGGTAACTTTTTGGCAAACCATAATGAAGTAAAACATGAAACCCCCTGAGAGTATCAATGTTTTACAGTGGGACTGGTTATCCATAGTAGGTTTGAAGATCTCTAACTTGATATATAAATTTGCAGTTTCGCTTGTAGTTTGCTTAGGCAAGGAATGAAGCAGATCATAATAAATTTGGAGAGTCCCGAAATCCAGTCGTTGGAAAAAGCCGGAGACAAGGATGCCATCATCAAGGTAGTGATATtcttatatttaaaattttttagttttttcttgataaaaTTTGAGGATGGAATCTATTTTTCCAGAAAGCTGGTTAGAATGTAATATGATTTCCATAAGCAAAGTGGTTTGGCTTAACAAAAATTCTGGCACCGTAATGATGGAACTATAATTATCAAAGTATCTTGACACGTAAATAAACGTCCACATTCACCATGATGATCTATCTTTCTTTCTTAAATGCAAGCTTGCTTATTTACCTTTGTGGATGtagctttattttctttgtgcCAATGATGGGATCAACGGATTCTGGGAAGCTCAATGATTTAAGTAAATTATGTTATGAcaagcttttcttttttccgTGGTGGGGTTAGATTGAAGTGttctacttcttttttttttttaattcagtATTGATGTGATATACTATTTATCCTTCAGGCATCGAAGGAAAGTGTCCTTCACCAGATTACCAAAGGAAAGGCTCTGCTGAATGCATCAAGTGGAAGTGCTGAAGAATTTGCCGTGATTATTGATGGGAAATCACTTTCTTATGCCCTAGGGGAAGATATGGAGAAAGTGTTCTTTGAACTTGCTATTGGTTGTGCATCCGTTATTTGCTGCCGTTCATCACCGAAGCAGAAGGCACTGGTGAGCTCCTATTTTTCTGGGATTTTTTTCTTCCCATTGAAGTCCAAAAAGTTCTTACCTTTTAGAGTTTTTCTTTGTTCTGAAAACTAATTCTGGAAATGATAAATCTAAAACACAGGTTACAAGGCTAGTCAAAACAAAAACCGGAAAAACAACACTAGCAATTGGTGATGGTGCCAATGACGTGGGAATGCTTCAAGAAGCAGACATTGGGGTTGGAATCAGCGGTGTTGAAGGAATGCAGGCGGTCATGGCAAGTGATGTTGCAATAGCTCAATTTTCGTATTTGGAGCGTTTGCTGCTTGTGCATGGGCATTGGTGTTACAGGAGAATTTCATCAATGGTAATGCCTTATATATGTTTGAGATGGCATATGTTTTTCCTTATCAGTTTTTTTATAgattatatttttggctcaaaCTTGAGAGTTGAGGGTCTAAAGCTCTACTTTCATTTTATCCATGAGTTTGTACCGTCTGTAAGGTGATCaactgactttttttttttaatattttattggcAGATCTGCTACTTTTTTTACAAGAACATCTTATTGGGCATCACTCTCTTCTTGTACGAGGCACATGCATCATTCTCAGGACAAACACTATACAATGATTGGTACTTGTCTTTCTATAGTATCTTGTTTACGTCATTTCCAGTGAGTGCTTTGGGAGTTTTCGACCAGGATGTATCTGCACAGCTTTGTCTGAAGGTACCTTCTCTAGCATAACCCGTATACTCAAATTAACTCATTACTGTTTTGTACCGTCTGTAAGGTGAAAATGATTTATACTCACTCTAAAGTATGAATGAATACTTCACTAGTTCCCTTCTGTTCCTCTGGAGTGATTGATTCCTCATTCTGAAGTCACTTATGTTGAGTTTCATAGTCAATACTTAACTGATGATTATTAAATGTTTGTCTGATTATTGTGTCAGTTTCCGCGGTTATATCAAGATGGAATTCAAGATACCCTCTTCAGCTGGCGCCGAATACTGAGCTGGTTCTTTAACGCGCTTTACAGTGCtatcatcattttctttttctgcgcAAAAGCACTGGAGCACCAGGCCTTCAATAGCGATGGGAACACTGTTGGGAGGGATGTTTTAGGGGCAACTATATATACATGCGTCGTATGGGTTGTGAACTTGCAGATGGCACTCTACATCAGTTACTTCACCACAATACAACATATTCTTGTTTGGGGTTCAATTGCCGTCTGGTACCTATTTCTCATGATCTACGGAGCAGTTTCCCCCTCCTCCTCTAAAGATGCTTACATGGTTTTCATTGAAGCCCTTGCACCGGCCCCTTCTTATTGGTTTGTCACACTTTTCGTGGTCCTCTCAACCCTCATCCCATACTGCATATACGCAGCGATACAAATTCGGTTCTTTCCTATGTACTATCAGATAGTACAGAAGATAAGCGTTGAGGGGCGATCAGACGACTTTGAGTCGCGTCACAATGGTTATCAGAGATCAGCACAGCCAACAGGCGTTGATGGTATTAAGGCTCGTTTAGCAAAACTACTTGTTTGCATAAAGGAAAGGAGGAAATATCCTGAAGTAGTTCTTGGAAATGGAAGGTAGTTGTCCATTGATGCAGAAAGCGTGAATTTTGATTTCTtccttgttttttatttttctcaaactTCTTGTGTTACAATTACAATGTATTTAGTTCAGATTgaataattttcttcttttcttttttcaaacttTTCTTCTTTACAAGGGAAGGATGAGCCTTCCCTGttgtttgtatgtatatgtaattTCATCAGATTCAATTCAATATATTCTTGAATGGTTTTGTTTTATCTGATCTACTCATTGTTTTGATTTAGTTCAATTTCTGTCATTTACCAACAGCAAAGCATAGCATGAAATACAAGGAATTAAGCCCTTACTCGGGCTTGGCTAGACACACGCGAATCCACATGATAAGTTAGTTGTATCGAGGTTCAGCACAAACCACTTAAAAATAGTGGTGTTAGTTTAAAATCGAAATCCCCATTAATTAGGTTATAGTCGGGTGATTAAGGTATTactacatgattttttttggctGTAGATATCTTAATTTTGAAATTCTGAGCAAAATACAGATAACCCAATTAAGAATCACTTCCAAATACAGTCGCTAGGCATCCAAGTAATCATTCCATTAGTTTATATTCCCCACAAACAATAATAGAATCGATGGAAGAAAGGCAAGTTCTAGTTTCATAGAGCTCTAGTGTCAAACAAAAGAAACTTGCATTTATTGATGATGTTAGCAACTACATCCGATGAATATTTACATATCTGATGAATATTTACATACACTGATACACAAATTTTTTTAGTTAGTGACCTGCTATAGAAGTTTGCCCACATTTGATATGAGTCTAACTCGGGCCATTAGGTCAttgcacacaaaatttctcacttgacaaTATTGTAAGTTAGGTATATAAAAATTCAACGGGTGACCAAGAAAGTATTATTCCCAATAATAATCGAACGCAATATCTTTCAAATCCGTGCAATTTGACCCAACAAAAATTCACCAGCCAAGTGGTTTTACATACACAATAGAATTTACAAGTTGAATGTGTTATTGTAAATGGTAACACCAACCTAAAAAAACATTGGCAAAACAGAGGAAAAGTAAAACAGGAACAACCTTCCAAAATCACCATTCATTGTAATTCAGATCTTCAAACAAATGATTTTAAGTCTATGAGATGGCAAAACCGAAAAAATCATCGGCGGATTTAGCCATGATTGTTGAAAATTCATTAGAACTGATAATACCATCTCTATCTGTGCCCCCATTTTAGCCATTGAACCCGCCAACTCTATCGTGgtagtgaaatttttttttttaaaaaaaatatcattgaagaaatatgtttttcattggaatcgaactttggaCAATGGTTAATCCAACTGATTGCCAACCAAGCCACTTATTATTGATATGAAAATGTCTTTTAGCTGCTTATGACAAGCAAGGCTCTTCACAGTTtattagacaatgtaataacgaaatgcaatataattagacaacataataacaaaagtcaatgtaattagataacgtagtAACGAAATTCAACGTAATTAGCTAATATAATACTATTATGTCcggttatggaagaaattgtcAGGGATGTATAGAGTTTTCGTATTCAAAAAATGTAGAGATCACATCTTTGACCGTTAAAGTGTACAGCCATattccatcaaaaaaaaatgtgtacaaacatatatatatatctatatacacacactctAGTGCTCAAGTGTGGGGTCCATCTCACACGATACACGCTGGTGTAAGTACGGACCCACATGTGATGGGGTCCGTACATGTATGGTGTTAGATGAATCACGCACTTTAcagctctatatatatatttgtaatctTATCTTTGGCTAAAATCTCTGCTTCATGAGGAGGTTGTCAGTTCTACGAATATTTATTATGTTCTTCTaattgttcaaacttcaaacttgGAACTATCTTGGCTGAAAAATTCTGTACTATAATTTTGACTACCGTTCGAACTGTCTTGGCTGAAAAATTCTGAACTATAATTTTGGCCACTGAATGCCATCCTTTGAAGCCGTCTAATTTCTTCAGATTGTTGTGCAGAATTATATATCTCGCTTTCCCCAACTCTCATTATTCCATTAGTTAGATCTTCAGCACCTATACTTTCAAAAGCTCTGACAACCTGTGAATCACATGAGCTCGCTAAGAAAATTATGTGCCaccagcaccacaccacaccacaccacacccgGAGAATTCAAGATGAAATTAGTATAAACATTTTCAGCAAGTTGTTATTACCTCTCTCATTCGAGGTCTGTTGACAGCTGAACGTCTCACACAATCTGCAGCAGCCTTGATCATTCCGAGCATTTCCCTTTCAACGTAGTTTTTCCTAAGCCTTGGATCTGCCAAACCCTCAAATTCCTCGTTTTTAATTGCAAGGCTTAGCCGAGGTCGAGCCTGAGAGGTAAATGGGGCTATGGTTAGAGAAGGCAGACAGATCAAAAATTaattacagttttttttttttttaaaactaaaaacACATTGTGGCTATGTATTCAACAATGATGTCATAAAGCTCTCAATATTTTCCTTCTCGATTCCGTAGGAGGAAGTCAGAAAGATTAAGCAATAGAACCATCTAATTTGATTCCTTCTCACTAGAAAGAAATCAAACCTCAAAATTCATCCAGAGAaaggaaataatatataatCCAGTAAATTTTTAACCAAATTCAACAGACAACTCACAAAGTGAAACCACAAGCATCATGATTTAGTTTGATTACCCATTCAACTAGACTCCTTTCTCCCAAAGGTTGGGATGAATCCACAGGCTTCCGCCCAGTTATTAGCTCCAAAAGCACAACTCCAAATGAGAACACATCAGATTTCTCGGTCAATCTACCACTCGATGCATATTCAGGAGCCAAGTATCTGAATAAACAATTGAAACAGttagatatacatatacatggaTGGAAAGTATATGCTGTACGTATGCGAGAGAGACAAAATTAGGTTCATACCCAAAAGTTCCCACGACTCGAGTGGTAACATTTGTATTTGCATCAAGAACGAATTTGGCGAGCCCAAAGTCTGAAATCTGTATGATCAAAATGAAGAAACTGTTAACATAAGCTTAAATGAAATCACTATGATGCGACTTCACGAAAAGCATTCATATATACTCGAGCTTCAAAGTTGTTGTCAAGAAGAATGTTTGTTGACTTGATATCTCGATGAATAATTCGTGGATTGCCTGACCACCATAGAAATGCAGCATAAATAActtcattaacaaaaaaaaaatacacacaaTCATTCAGAAAATTGATTCTAATAAGCTTAGATGCAACAATCTATAGCACTAGCAAGTAGCAAGGCAATAACAAAATGGTCAGTAACTTCTTATTTCAATTTCAACTTTATTTTGCATAAATTTTTACTTCTATAATAGAAATCAGATAAGCTTAATCAAGCTAAGACCCTTTTCATTTTTCTACAAACTTTTCTTAGCTGAGCAATGGTTGAAGACTGAATTAAGTTACATTGTTCAAAATCATATGAGAGAGCAGACGAATAACTAAGCTTTTTTGCCCAGAAACCCTAAACTTGCGATAATGAAGAAATAAGACAAAAAAGGTCCACCATGCCATGAATGCCATGCGTCTACAAATACAGCCAAGCCCGACCCTAACCCAAAGCAGGGGCTTTGCGGATAAGAGCTTAATTTTTAACCTGCTCTAAATGTCGTTGAGGGTGATTCTTCAATGTGGGATTGTAAAGAGTAGGGCTGTTAAAAAATTGTCTAAATGGAAACTGAATCGATTAATCGATTTTTTATAatagaaaattatatatttttccattaaaaaccgaatcaaattgataaaaaaacaaaaaaattgattttttgatCGGTAATATACatatcaaaaaaattcaaaaaaaccgATCACAAACACCCCTAGTAAAACGTCAGTGATTACTGGTGTCAGTGGTGTGTAGGGCTGTGCAAATTTCGGTTGTAACCGAATTTccgaaccgaaccgaccgaccgtTAACCAAATTTATTGGTTAATATTAACCGATTGGACGGTTCGGTTAGAGATTTGTTAGTAtttcggttttcggttaatggttcggttaacataaaaaattaaccaaattaaccgaaccgaacagaaaatatatgatattatataaatatataatatatgtaataatatgtgtatatatatatatgattattcttataaatatataattatgttattaattttccacatattaataatttaatacttatattcttctaaaaaaaatctactaatacttatataaaaaattcaaaataaatataatatacatcaattaataagtattaattcatgttaccaagtaccaacttagtaacttaccatgtaatgtaacaccttcaatatattatatatttatattt belongs to Tripterygium wilfordii isolate XIE 37 chromosome 2, ASM1340144v1, whole genome shotgun sequence and includes:
- the LOC120013103 gene encoding probable phospholipid-transporting ATPase 12, giving the protein MGRGGRRRVHFRNMHPFSCFKASSKDEHSQIGGPGFSRMVFCNEPDSLEAGIRNYEKNHISTTKYNPINFVPKSLFEQFRRVANFFFLVVGILSFTPLAPYTAVSAIIPLIIIIVVTMAKEGLEDWRRRQQDTEVNNRKVYVHQRDGIFNLTEWQNIRVGDIVKVRKDEFFPTDLLLLSSSYENGICYVETMNLDGETNLKLKQGVEATSFLNEDSRYQDFKAAIKCEDPNANLYSFVGSLDFEEQQYPLTSQQLLLRDSKLRNTDYIYGAAVFTGRDTKVMQNSTKPPSKRSRIERKMDKIVYFLFFTLFMMGFVGSIVFGVTTKDDLENGRMKRWYLKPDDSTIYFDPKNAEVAAFYHFLTALMLYASFIPISLYISVEVVKVLQCQFINQDIHMYYEETDKPALARTSNLNEELGQVDTILSDKTGTLTCNSMEFFKCSVAGKAYGRGITEVERAINRRKGSTEKANGWDHHIENSANRKPHIKGFNFEDERIMNGNWINEPHADVMQKFFRLLAICHTAIPEVDENTGKVQYEAESPDEAAFVIAAREIGFEFYERTQTSVSLSELDVQTGNQIKRKYTVLDVLEFNSTRKRMSVVIRTEEGKLLLLCKGADSVMFERLAKDGRDFEKETRDHVNEYADAGLRTLILAYRELDEKEYRDFSKKFNEGKNSVSADREMLMEEAADQTERNLILLGATAVEDKLQNGVPDCIDKLAQAGIKLWVLTGDKMETAINIGFACSLLRQGMKQIIINLESPEIQSLEKAGDKDAIIKASKESVLHQITKGKALLNASSGSAEEFAVIIDGKSLSYALGEDMEKVFFELAIGCASVICCRSSPKQKALVTRLVKTKTGKTTLAIGDGANDVGMLQEADIGVGISGVEGMQAVMASDVAIAQFSYLERLLLVHGHWCYRRISSMICYFFYKNILLGITLFLYEAHASFSGQTLYNDWYLSFYSILFTSFPVSALGVFDQDVSAQLCLKFPRLYQDGIQDTLFSWRRILSWFFNALYSAIIIFFFCAKALEHQAFNSDGNTVGRDVLGATIYTCVVWVVNLQMALYISYFTTIQHILVWGSIAVWYLFLMIYGAVSPSSSKDAYMVFIEALAPAPSYWFVTLFVVLSTLIPYCIYAAIQIRFFPMYYQIVQKISVEGRSDDFESRHNGYQRSAQPTGVDGIKARLAKLLVCIKERRKYPEVVLGNGR
- the LOC120011271 gene encoding proline-rich receptor-like protein kinase PERK9, producing the protein YSPPTEPGEIGNSRPRFTYKELAKATNGFSAQNLLGEGGFGCVYKGDLPDGTEIAVKELRIGGGQGEREFKAEVDIISRIHHCHLVSLVGYCISEGRRLIVYDYVPNNTLHFHLQGEGRPILDWASRIKIAAGAACGLTYLHEYCNPRIIHRDIKSTNILLDNNFEARISDFGLAKFVLDANTNVTTRVVGTFGYLAPEYASSGRLTEKSDVFSFGVVLLELITGRKPVDSSQPLGERSLVEWARPRLSLAIKNEEFEGLADPRLRKNYVEREMLGMIKAAADCVRRSAVNRPRMREVVRAFESIGAEDLTNGIMRVGESEIYNSAQQSEEIRRLQRMAFSGQNYSSEFFSQDSSNGSQNYSTEFFSQDSSKFEV